The sequence TCCCACCGCCCGCACCACCCCTTGCGCGCTCGATCGTTCACCGAAATCTGCCGGACGGTCGTTCCGGCGACGACAGAGCGACCGTCACGCAGAACTCGGCGGTCCTCAGCGACGCCGGTCGAAGCTACGCGTTCTGAGGGGAAGTGACTTCCGGGTCGGCGGACTGCCTGACAAAGCAGACGATGCTGCCGGTGAATCCGACCGCCGCGATCACACCGAACACCAGGGCCAGTATGCCGTCGCCGACCGTCCAGCTGGCCAACGCCACCGCGATCGCGATCACGCCCGCGATGTTGAGGATGAGCCCCGTCGTCGCAACCGCCTCTGACCAGGCCTCAGAACCGGTGTCCTCGGACGGTGCGGAGGTACGTCCGCGCATCAAGCTCTCCCATCGGCGATGCAAATCCAGATGCCGAGGAATTGACCGCTAGGACAGTTTCTAAACGTGGTGCGGGTGGTCCGTCGTCAGCCGAGACCGCTGCCGACCCGTTTGCGGTACGTCGTGGGCGTCTCGCCGCAGAACTGGGTGAACGCCCGGGTGAACGAGCTGAGGCTGTCGAAGCCGACCGCCGACGACGTCTCCTGCACGGATTGCCCCGGCGCGGCCAATAGCGCCATGGCCCGCAACATCCGGGCATGCAAAAGATATGTCCGCCAAGGAATTCCAAGCGTGTCCTGAAACAGCCGCCGCAACGTCCGTTCGGACACCGCGACGGCGCGGCTGACGTCGTCGACGGTGACGGTGTCGAGATGCGCTTTCGTGTAGGCCATCGCGGCGGCGACGGTCGGGTGCTCCGAGGTGGGCAGGCTCAACGGCGCCTCGTGATCGAGGGCTTCGCGGACCAGATCGGCCAACGTCCGAAAGAAGCTGTCCGACACCCGCTCATCCTCGGCGGAGCCCGGTCTGCGGTCGATCGGCCAGCGCAGCGCGTAGAGCATCATCTCCCGGACCAGCGGTGAGACCGCGATGATCCGGGCGCGGTCCCCGCCGTCGGGAAGCAACAGTGGGTCGAACATCACCGCGACGGTGCGGACGTTCGGGTTCATCCGTGCCTGATGTTGCAGGCCGACGGGGATCCACGCCGCCTGTTGCGGCGGCAGCAGGTAGTGCGCCGAGTCGGTCTCCACCTCGACCACGCCGCCGACCGCGTACTCGATCTGGTGCACGTCGTGCGAGTGCCAACCCGTGATGAGCTCGTCGCCGTGATACAGGTAGCTGCCGGCCAGCGCCCGGCCGCCGCGGCGCAGGTCGATCACGCGACGCGAACCCGTCGCGTTGGCCGATTCGGCCAAGAGTCTGTCCGATCGCGCAGAGACGGTCACGTCTGCACACGGTACTACTGGGGATATGACCGAAACCCTGCGCCCTGACGACCTGATCCTGGTGAGCATCGACGACCATGTCGTCGAGCCGCCCGACATGTTCCTGCGTCACGTGCCCGCGAAGTACAAGGACGAGGCGCCGGTCGTGGTGACCGACGACAAGGGCGTCGACCAGTGGATGTATCAAGGCCGTCCGCAGGGCGTCAGCGGGCTGAACGCGGTGGTGTCGTGGCCGGCGGAGGAGTGGGGCCGGGACCCGGCCGGGTTCGCCGAGATGCGCCCGGGGGTGTACGACGTGCACGAGCGGGTCCGCGACATGAACCGCAACGGCATCCTGGCGTCGATGTGCTTCCCGACGTTCACCGGGTTCTCCGCGCGCCACCTCAACATGACACGCGAAGACGTCACCTTGATCATGGTGTCGGCCTACAACGACTGGCACATCGACGAGTGGGCCGGGTCGTACCCGGATCGGTTCATCCCGATCGCGATCCTGCCGACGTGGACGCCCGAGGGCATGTGCAACGAGATCCGCAGGGTGGCCGCCAAGGGGTGCCGCGCTGTGACGATGCCGGAACTTCCCCACCTGGAAGGGCTTCCGAGCTATCACGACGAGGACTACTGGGGTCCGGTGTTCCGCACGCTCTCGGAGGAGAACGTGGTGATGTGCCTGCACATCGGCACCGGCTTCGGCGCGATCAGCATGGCGCCCAACGCGCCGATCGACAACCTGATCATCCTGGCCACCCAGGTGTCGGCGATGTGCGCGCAGGATCTGCTGTGGGGTCCGGCGATGCGCAACTACCCGGACCTGAAATTCGCGTTCTCCGAAGGTGGAATCGGCTGGATTCCGTTCTATCTCGACCGCAGCGACCGCCACTACACCAACCAGAAGTGGCTGCGGCGCGACTTCGGCGACAAGCTGCCGTCCGACGTGTTCCGCGAGCATTCGCTGGCCTGCTACGTCACCGACAAGACCTCGCTGAAACTGCGCCATGAGATCGGCATCGACATCATCGCGTGGGAGTGCGACTATCCGCACTCGGACTGCTTCTGGCCCGACGCGCCCGAACAGGTGCTGGCCGAGTTGACCGCCGCGGGCGCCGACGCCGCCGACATCAACAAGATCACGTGGCAGAACGCGTGCAACTTCTTCACCTGGGACCCGTTCGCCCGCACCCCGCGGTCGGAGGCGACGGTTGGGGCGTTGCGCGCCAAGGCGACCGACGTCGATGTGTCGATCCGCCCGCGCGCCGAATGGCGTCGACTCTACGAGCAGAAGCAGCTCGCCAAGGCGTAAGCCGACGCCTGCCTGCCTCGGTTTCGCGAGCTACGGGGCGCCCCTCAGGGCCTCACCACATCAGGCCGCGGACCATCTCCGACGGCGGAATGTCTTCGACGGCGATGATCCCCTTGGGCGCGCGGCACACCCAGTCGATCACGTTGACGACGCGGGCCGCGGTGGACACGCATCCGGCTTCGGTGACGTCGAGGGTGGGGTGAGACAGCAGGGTGCTCATCTCGATGCGGGGCTCGCCGTCCACGATCACCTTGTGCACACCGGAGTGTCCCTCGGGCGGATACTCCCAGTCAGGCGCCGCGTCCGGGGTGAGCCGGGTGGTGTGCTCCACGGTGATGACGGGTTCGCCGCCGCGCACGCCTTCCGCGGCGAACCGAACCCCGGCTAGCCGGCCGGGTTCGACGGTCATCATCTTGCATTCGATGCGCTTGTCGGCGTACCACGGCTCGTAGCGGTCGCGAAGCTCGTCGAGCTCGACTCCGAGATGATGCGCGAGGTTGCGCACCAGCCCGCCGAAAATCGATGCGATGACCCCGGGCTGGAACGCCATCGGCAGCTCATCATCGGGAGTGGCACCGAAACCCATTGCCGTTCCGGTGTATTCGTAGTCGTCGTAGTTGCCATAGTCGAAAACCTCCTGGATCGCGACCGATTCGGCACGGGTGACCAGGCTCAGCGCGGCCAGCGCCGCGGTGTCGCCCGAGTAGCCGGGGTCGATGCCGTTGACGTAGAGCGACGAATTGCCCGTTTCGCAGGCTTCTTCCAAGGGCTTGCGCAGCCAGTCGTCGGCCTGGTTCGGCGTCACCAACCACACCATCGACGTGCCCACGACGTTGATGCCCGCGGCGAGGAACTTCGACATCTCCTCGATCGCCTCCATCGGCCGCGTCTCACCCAGCGCGGTATAAACCACGCAATCGGGTTTCAGCGCGACCAGCGCGTCGATGTCGTCGGTCGCGATCACCCCTGTCGGTTCGCTGAGCCCGCACAACTCGGCAGCGTCCTTGCCGATCTTGTCGGGGCTGGCGGCATGTACTCCGACGAGCTCGAAATCCGGCCGCCCGATGAGCGCGGGCAACGAGTGCTGCCCGACGTTGCCGGTGGAAAACTGGACTACTCGGCGCATTTGGGGATCCGTTCTCGATCAGTAGTCGGGGATGGGCAGAGGCGAGTTGTTCGAGTCGATACCGCCGTCGACGTGGAAGATCGCGTTGGTCGCGTAGCAGTCCCGGGTGGCCAGGTAGACGCAGAGCCGGCCGAGGTCTTCGACGTTGCCGAGCCGGTGCAGCGGCGTGGACTCCAGCATCTTGTCCAACGATCCCGGCATCAGGTCCAGGCTGCCCTGCAGGCCGTCGGTGGCAAAGGAGCCCAACGCGATCGCGTTGACCCGGATTTTCGGGGCGAGTTCCTGTGCCATGGCCCGCGTCAACGCCTCCAGCGCCCCCTTGGCGGTGCAGTAGGCCGTAAGTGCCCGGATGCCGAACCGTGCCGAACCCGAAGAGATGTTGACGATCGATCCGTGGCCGGCGTCGAGCATGTGCGGCGCGCACAATTGGCTCATGATGAACGCCGAGGTCACACACCAGTCGAATGTCTGCTTGAAGTCCTCGTCGGTGATGTCGAGGAACCGTGCGTATTTCGAGCCGCCGACGTTGTTGATGAGGATGTCGATGCGGCCGAAGCGGTCCATGGTCGTGTTCACGACGCGTTCGCCGTCGGGACGGCTCATCGCGTCGGCGACGAGGGCCAAGCCCTTGCCGCCGGAATCTTCGATGCCCTTGATCGTCGCGACGATGTCGGATTCGGTGCGGGCCGTGCCGACGACGGTGGCACCAGCCTCCGCCAGGACCCGTGCGATACCTTGTCCGACACCTTTGCCCGCGCCGGTGACGATCGCCACCTGCCCGTCGAGATTGAACTGCTCCAGCGCCATATCGACTCCTCGATGAAATTGACTGAAGTCAATCACATGTGTCAAGACCCCTCGTCGCTGTTGCTATCGTCTGGGCATGGCGGTGGTCGACAAACCTTCAGCGCGTGAGGCAAAACGCTTACAGACCCGGGAGCGGCTGATGGGCGCCGCCATCGCCGAGTTCAAGCGGGCCGGGATGGCCGAGGCTGATGTCGGCGCCATCGTCGCGGCCGCCGGCGTCGCACACGGCACCTTCTTCTTTCACTTTCCCACCAAACAGCATGTGCTGCTCGAGCTGGAGCGTCGCGAAGAAGAGCGCATCGCCAAACAGCTCGGCCGGTTCGCTGACGCCAAGCGAAGCCTGCGCGCTATTTTCGAGGAGGCGGTACGCCTTGTGCTGGGGCTGGAGCGCCGCCTTGGGCCGATACTGTTCAAAGACTTTCTTGCACTGCACTTCTCGCAGAGCAGGCCGCTGGACGAGAGTAACGAGCACCCAGTCATCGTCCGGGTCGCCCAGGAGATCGAGCGCGCCCAGCGGGCCGGCCGGGTCGCCCCCGCGGTCAACCCGACCAACAGTGCGGTGTTCTTCTTGCTCGGACTCTACGCATTGCTGACGACCACCCACGACTGGCCAACGCAGAGTTCGATGATCGACGACTACGTGGCCCAGACATTACGCGGCCTCGAGGCGCTCTGACTGGTTGACTAAAGTCAGTCACGCTGCAAAGCTCAGCCCGGGCGATGCAGGAGGTGACCCTTTGACCATGTCCGCCAACACCGTGGTCGGAAGCGGGCTCGACGAGCACATGGAGCGCTCGCGTCAGGTGCAGCGGCAGGCCGATAAATGGCTGATCTCCGGCAGCGTGTTGATCGGCACCGCGGCGCTCGGCATCTTCGGCCTGCCGCTGTTTCTGCGCGGCGTGTGGATTCTGCGCAACGCCGCCCGCGAAGGACTGACGGTGCGGCCGATGCTGGTGACCCTGCTCGGCTACTGCGTCATCGTCGACGCCGCGATCAACGTGTTCGGGTGGGCGCTGGATCTGGTCGCCCACCACACGCTGCTAGCGCGAGTGTTGTTGAACGGCTGGGGAGCAATGTTCGACGCCGGCTACTTCTGGCACTACAACGAGCTCTGGCTCGGCGGGGCGGCCGGTCCCGGCGAGAAGGCACTCGAGGTCGGGCTGATCCTCACCGTCTTCTGCATGCGCATCGCCGCGGGAATTGGCTTCCTGCAGATGAAGCGGTGGGGCCACCAGTGGATGATCATCACCTGCTGGATGGGCGTGGTTATCTGGTGCGTCTACGTGTTCAACATGACGATGTACGCCGATGTCCGCTACGCCGGGGTGATCCTGCCCGTGGTCGGTTGGTGGATCTACGACATCTTCTACATCACGCCGTTCCTGGCCATCCCGTATCTGCATTCGGTGAACAGGGAAATCTTCTCCGACTGAGCTTATAACTGACTGAACTCATTGACTACAGTCAGTCATTGCGTTACAAAGGGCGGACCATGACCTCACAGGTGAAGGTGTCGGCGCGAGCGGCGCGACGGATGCGGACGCGCGAGCGCATCCTCGGTGCCGCGATCGCCGAGTTCAAGAAGTCGGGCATGGCCGGCGCCGACGTCAATGCGATCGCCGCGGCCGCCGGTGTCGCGCACGGCACCTTCTTCTTCCACTTTCCCAGCAAGGAGCATGTGCTTCTCGAGTTGGAGAACCGCGAAGAGGCGCGGATCGCAGCGGAATTCGCCAGGTTTGTCGAACAGCGGCACGACCTGGTCACCACGTTGACCGCCGTGATCGACCTCGTGACCGGTCTGGAGCGCCGGTTCGGGCCGATCCTTTTCAAAGAGCTGCTGGCTCAGCATTTCTCGCCGACAAGGCCGCACAAGGATGAGTGGACCGACCATCCGGTGATCGTGTTGCTGGTGCGCGAGCTCGAGCGGGCTCGCGGTGACGGTGAAGTTCACCCTGAGGTCGACGCCTTCTACAGCGCCACCTTCTTCCTGCTCGGCATCTACGGCGTGCTGACCACGACGGACAATCCCGAGACCCGCGAAACGATGCTGGCCAAGTTGGTCTCGACCGCCGTGCGCGGTCTGGAGGTGCGATGACATGCGACAAGACGACAAGCGAGGAGTTTGACAGTGTGGGCATGGATTTGGGAGATACTGCGCTACGTCGGGGCGTGGGGTGGAGCCGCCCTCGTCATCTGGTTCTGGTACTGGATGTTCTCCAGCCTCGGCACGTTCTAGGGCTGCGATGAGCGAGCTGTCCGACGCGCACGCGCTGGCGATCGAACGAAGTTGCGCCGTCACGGCTGTCGCGCTGAGCGGCGAACGCCGCGAAGGGGTGCGCCTGGTGACCGGTGAGCACCGTCAGTTCAGCCTGAGCGCCGGTCTCGATTACGTGCAGGTGCCCTATCCCTCTCTTGGGCGCGACTGGACGCGTAGAACTTTGACGTGTGGTGTCGCACTCCAATCTTCACCTTCCAAGGAGCGACTCGCCGGCTATCGGCTCAACGAGCTGACGGCGCGTGAGCTTCGTGCGCTCACGCTGGTCGAGGCCGGCGTCGCACTGGGCTGGGTCGCCGCCACCTGGCCCGGCCTGATGAGCGAGGCGCAGCGATTGCTGCCCGATCTCGAGATGTTGCCCGACGACATGACCGCCGAGGCGATGCTCGACCGGGCGATCACGTGGGCGCGCAGCGGACAGCCGATCGCCGACGTCCCGGCTGTGGTGGGCCGGTTGCCGCTGGCCTACACGGCGCCGCAGGGGCTGACCGACAAGCTGCGGCGCAGCTTCGGCCGGATGCCGTGGACCAGTACCCAAAAGCGGCTGCCGCGCCCGTACTCGGTGCCCGTCGGCGGCGACGGAGGTGTGCGCAACCTGAACCTGCCGCCGCCGAGCCGCCCGCAGGACAACGACCTCGACGTCGCCCCCGAGCACCGGCCGGGAATCCCGTACCCGGAGTGGAACGCCTGGACGAAAAGCTTCATGCCCGACCATGTCGCGGTGCTCGAACGCGCTCATCCCAGCCGCGAACGACAGCCCGGCGTGGTCTCGGCCGACTTGCGCAAATGGTTCGAGGAGCACACCCATCGGGCCATGAAGAGCCGGCTTGAAGACGGTAGCGACCTGGACGTCGACCAGTATGTGAACCATTACGTCGACCTCACCACCGGCGAGGCGATCGAGCCCCGCATCTTCCGCGAACTGCTGCCCAGCAGCCGCGACGTCACCACCGCCTTGCTGTTGGACGGCAGTTCGTCGCTGGGAGTGCACGGCGGAAGGGTCTTCAAGCTCGAGTTGGCCTGCGCAGACGCGCTGTCGCGGGCGATGACGCTGGCCCGGGAACGGCACGGAATCTTCGTGTTCACCGGAAACACCCGCCATCGGGTCGAAGTCAACTGCCTGAAGGACTTCGACGAGCGGCGCTTTGTGCCGCCGAGCCGGCTGGGCCTGTCGGCCGGGGGCTATACCCGGCTCGGTGCGCCGTTGCGGCACTTGACAAGCCGTTTGCTGGCGCAGCCTTCCGAGCGGCGCCTGATGATCGTGATCGGTGACGGCCTGATCTCCGACGAGGGCTACGAGGGCCGCTACGCCTGGGCCGACGCCGCGCACGCGGTCGAGGAGGCCAACGACGCAGGCGTCTCGATCTACTACGTCGGCGTCGGACCGACCCGGGTCGATCCGCTGCCAGAGGTCTTCGGACCCCGCCGGTCCCAACGCATCCGGCGCGTGGAGGACCTGCCCAGGGTGCTCGCCCACGTCCACCGCGAACTCGTCGCCGCCTGATCGACAACCAACCGAGGAGCTCCAGCCACCGATGACCACCGACACCTACTACGCCAACGGCAACGAAGTCCAGCTGTTCGAGCAGGCCTATCACCAGCGCCTACCCGTCATGCTCACCGGACCGACCGGGTGCGGGAAGACACGCCTCGTCGAGCACATGGGCGCGCTGCTGCGCCGGCCCGTCGTCACCATCAGCTGCCACGACGATCTGACCAGCTCGGATCTCGTCGGCCGGTTCATGGTGACCGGCGGCGATGTGGTCTGGACGGACGGACCGCTGACCAGGGCGGTCAAAGCCGGGGCGATCTGCTATCTCGACGAGGTGGTGGAGGCTCGCCACGACTCGCTCGCGGTGTTGCATTCGTTGACCGACCACCGACGCACGC comes from Mycolicibacterium pulveris and encodes:
- a CDS encoding AraC family transcriptional regulator, which translates into the protein MTVSARSDRLLAESANATGSRRVIDLRRGGRALAGSYLYHGDELITGWHSHDVHQIEYAVGGVVEVETDSAHYLLPPQQAAWIPVGLQHQARMNPNVRTVAVMFDPLLLPDGGDRARIIAVSPLVREMMLYALRWPIDRRPGSAEDERVSDSFFRTLADLVREALDHEAPLSLPTSEHPTVAAAMAYTKAHLDTVTVDDVSRAVAVSERTLRRLFQDTLGIPWRTYLLHARMLRAMALLAAPGQSVQETSSAVGFDSLSSFTRAFTQFCGETPTTYRKRVGSGLG
- a CDS encoding amidohydrolase family protein; this translates as MRPDDLILVSIDDHVVEPPDMFLRHVPAKYKDEAPVVVTDDKGVDQWMYQGRPQGVSGLNAVVSWPAEEWGRDPAGFAEMRPGVYDVHERVRDMNRNGILASMCFPTFTGFSARHLNMTREDVTLIMVSAYNDWHIDEWAGSYPDRFIPIAILPTWTPEGMCNEIRRVAAKGCRAVTMPELPHLEGLPSYHDEDYWGPVFRTLSEENVVMCLHIGTGFGAISMAPNAPIDNLIILATQVSAMCAQDLLWGPAMRNYPDLKFAFSEGGIGWIPFYLDRSDRHYTNQKWLRRDFGDKLPSDVFREHSLACYVTDKTSLKLRHEIGIDIIAWECDYPHSDCFWPDAPEQVLAELTAAGADAADINKITWQNACNFFTWDPFARTPRSEATVGALRAKATDVDVSIRPRAEWRRLYEQKQLAKA
- a CDS encoding NAD(P)H-dependent amine dehydrogenase family protein, with the protein product MRRVVQFSTGNVGQHSLPALIGRPDFELVGVHAASPDKIGKDAAELCGLSEPTGVIATDDIDALVALKPDCVVYTALGETRPMEAIEEMSKFLAAGINVVGTSMVWLVTPNQADDWLRKPLEEACETGNSSLYVNGIDPGYSGDTAALAALSLVTRAESVAIQEVFDYGNYDDYEYTGTAMGFGATPDDELPMAFQPGVIASIFGGLVRNLAHHLGVELDELRDRYEPWYADKRIECKMMTVEPGRLAGVRFAAEGVRGGEPVITVEHTTRLTPDAAPDWEYPPEGHSGVHKVIVDGEPRIEMSTLLSHPTLDVTEAGCVSTAARVVNVIDWVCRAPKGIIAVEDIPPSEMVRGLMW
- a CDS encoding SDR family NAD(P)-dependent oxidoreductase, with protein sequence MALEQFNLDGQVAIVTGAGKGVGQGIARVLAEAGATVVGTARTESDIVATIKGIEDSGGKGLALVADAMSRPDGERVVNTTMDRFGRIDILINNVGGSKYARFLDITDEDFKQTFDWCVTSAFIMSQLCAPHMLDAGHGSIVNISSGSARFGIRALTAYCTAKGALEALTRAMAQELAPKIRVNAIALGSFATDGLQGSLDLMPGSLDKMLESTPLHRLGNVEDLGRLCVYLATRDCYATNAIFHVDGGIDSNNSPLPIPDY
- a CDS encoding TetR family transcriptional regulator, encoding MAVVDKPSAREAKRLQTRERLMGAAIAEFKRAGMAEADVGAIVAAAGVAHGTFFFHFPTKQHVLLELERREEERIAKQLGRFADAKRSLRAIFEEAVRLVLGLERRLGPILFKDFLALHFSQSRPLDESNEHPVIVRVAQEIERAQRAGRVAPAVNPTNSAVFFLLGLYALLTTTHDWPTQSSMIDDYVAQTLRGLEAL
- a CDS encoding TetR/AcrR family transcriptional regulator — protein: MTSQVKVSARAARRMRTRERILGAAIAEFKKSGMAGADVNAIAAAAGVAHGTFFFHFPSKEHVLLELENREEARIAAEFARFVEQRHDLVTTLTAVIDLVTGLERRFGPILFKELLAQHFSPTRPHKDEWTDHPVIVLLVRELERARGDGEVHPEVDAFYSATFFLLGIYGVLTTTDNPETRETMLAKLVSTAVRGLEVR
- a CDS encoding nitric oxide reductase activation protein NorD codes for the protein MSELSDAHALAIERSCAVTAVALSGERREGVRLVTGEHRQFSLSAGLDYVQVPYPSLGRDWTRRTLTCGVALQSSPSKERLAGYRLNELTARELRALTLVEAGVALGWVAATWPGLMSEAQRLLPDLEMLPDDMTAEAMLDRAITWARSGQPIADVPAVVGRLPLAYTAPQGLTDKLRRSFGRMPWTSTQKRLPRPYSVPVGGDGGVRNLNLPPPSRPQDNDLDVAPEHRPGIPYPEWNAWTKSFMPDHVAVLERAHPSRERQPGVVSADLRKWFEEHTHRAMKSRLEDGSDLDVDQYVNHYVDLTTGEAIEPRIFRELLPSSRDVTTALLLDGSSSLGVHGGRVFKLELACADALSRAMTLARERHGIFVFTGNTRHRVEVNCLKDFDERRFVPPSRLGLSAGGYTRLGAPLRHLTSRLLAQPSERRLMIVIGDGLISDEGYEGRYAWADAAHAVEEANDAGVSIYYVGVGPTRVDPLPEVFGPRRSQRIRRVEDLPRVLAHVHRELVAA